The sequence TTCAAATAATTATTGGCATTATTCGGTCAAAAGCAGTCGCTGTATTGCTGGGGCCTTTAGGCATGGGGATAAACGGACTTCTCCTTTCAACCACCGGACTAATTTCAGGATTGACAAATTTTGGTCTTGGAACAAGCGCAATAAAAAATGTTGCGGCTGCTCATGCGACTGGAGATGAAAACAGACTTGCTACAGTTGTAAATGTCCTAAGAAGGTTGGTTTGGGTCACGGGTACCCTTGGGGCATTGATTACTCTGGTATGCTCAAAATGGCTGAGCCGGGTCGCCTTTGGCAATGCCGATTATTCATTTGCTTTTATTTGGATATCCGTCACTCTTCTACTGAACCAGATAAGCACAGGACAAAGCGTGATATTGCGAGGGACGCGGCAGCTGAATCTCATGGCCAAAGCCAGTGCATCGGGAGCAGTGCTGGGATTAATCATTTCAGTTCCAATTTATTACTTCTGGGGAATTGATGGCATAGTCCCGGCCATTATTGTCAGCTCCATGGCTTCCCTTCTGCGCACTTGGTATTTTTCCAGAAAGGTTATGATTAAAAAAGTTGAAATCAATAAAGAAACAGTCATCAATGAAAGCAAAGGAATGCTTTCGATGGGTTTCCTGCTGAGTCTTAGTGGGATTATTGCCATGGGAGCTAGCTACCTAATTAGAATTTATATCAGCAATACGGGGGGTGTGGATCAGGTAGGTTTATATAATGCAGGGTTTGCAATAATCAATACATATGTCGGCATGGTTTTTATCGCTATGAGCACAGATTACTATCCTCGGCTTTCCGGTGTTTCCTATGACAATAAAAAGGCTGCTCAACTTATTAACCAGCAAAGCGAGATAGCCATATTGATAATTGCTCCCGT comes from Acidobacteriota bacterium and encodes:
- a CDS encoding O-antigen translocase, encoding MKATSLFGGVQVFQIIIGIIRSKAVAVLLGPLGMGINGLLLSTTGLISGLTNFGLGTSAIKNVAAAHATGDENRLATVVNVLRRLVWVTGTLGALITLVCSKWLSRVAFGNADYSFAFIWISVTLLLNQISTGQSVILRGTRQLNLMAKASASGAVLGLIISVPIYYFWGIDGIVPAIIVSSMASLLRTWYFSRKVMIKKVEINKETVINESKGMLSMGFLLSLSGIIAMGASYLIRIYISNTGGVDQVGLYNAGFAIINTYVGMVFIAMSTDYYPRLSGVSYDNKKAAQLINQQSEIAILIIAPVLAIFIVFIQYVVILLYSTKFIPIYGMIQWAALGIYFKTISWALAFLILAKGASRTFFLNELIANIYVFGFNVVGYKIAGLKGLGISFLAAYIIYFLQVYVLARWKYEFSLHGELVKIFLIQFALGISSFSVFHIFQKPLAYFPGVAIIGGSCFFSFKELNKRLEIKALIKSIKIKAGK